Below is a window of Planococcus rifietoensis DNA.
CCTTCCATCATCACTCTGTAAATCGCTGGAATAATCAAGGCGACAATTCCAGGGAACCAGCCTCCTACAAAAGCGATAAAATAAAGAGGCGCCTCTCGTAGGTCCACTCGCATGCCTTCATGAAGAAGTGGATTGTACATAATGACAAACGCCAACACACCCACGAGCAACCCATTCACTAATGGTGCTGTTCGTGATTTTGCAATGGACGGCAAAATATATTCCCGCGCTTTCAAGCCCAGGTACATCATCGCTATGATCAATGCCATATTTTCAAGGAAATAAAAAAAGTACGCCTCCATCATTACACCTCACTCTAGTCAGTCTCCTAAGTTTAGCAGGAAATGTCATTCGGTATATAGATTTTGGAAATAATATATAGGAAAACTGGAATTTTCAACAGCTTAATTGCATAAAAAAAATACCGCAATCGCTCTTTGTAAGCGTTGCGGCATCTTCCTTACATATCCAATAATAATTTCGCCAGACGGTGCGTTTGTTCGTCGAGCTCGTCATGCTTTTTCACAAGATCGCCGAGTTTACCTTTCATCGCGTCGACGTCTTTATCGTCTTCGAATTGCTCGGTGATATCCACTTGTTCCTGCAATACGTGGATCGTCTGTTTTAAGTTTTCACGATATTCCGTGCTCACCGCAAACTTTTCTTCTTTATCTTTCAATTTATCTTTCATCTGTATCCACCTCCTGCTTGTTCTATTCCCGTTGTCCGCCATCAAAAACACCGGTTTCACGCAAAACAAAAAAAGGCCGTTTACCAACTGGTTTCGGCCTTTTTCTCGTGTTGCCATTTATTTTTTGCGAATAGCCAGTAGCACAACAAGCCTGTCGCTGCTCCGGCACTGTCGATCAAGACATCGCGGATTTCGCCGCTGCGTCCGGGAATGAATAATTGGTGGAATTCATCGGACGCTGCGTACAGCGCGCTCAAGGCAAATGCCCACAATAGCGCCCGCCCAAAGGCCATGCCATTTTTCAACAACGCCCTCACAAACAATAGCCCGAGTACGAGATACGCGAAGAAATGGGCGCTTTTGCGGAACAGCGTATGAAGCGTTTCGAATTCCACGGGAACGAACCTAACGATGGCTTCAAACACTTGCCGGACGATTTCCGAACTGATGCCGCCGGATACCCCCGCTGGCTGATGCGATAAAGTAAATATAAGAACCATCCATAAGACCGGCCAAAGCCAGGCCAGCAATTGCTTTTTCATCCTGCCAAATCCTTTTCTTTCTTGTCGTTCTTCCATTATAACCTAGCGCCTTCAATCGACAAGCGCTTCAAGTGAACGGACCATTTCTGCATCAATGAGTTGTTCCGAATCGACGACCAGAAACGATTGATATTGTTCCAGCTGCTGTTTCAGTTCATTCGTCAATCCATCTTTGCCGACCAAATACAGCGAAGCGTTGCGCCGTGCCGCTGCATTCGCCGCAGACAAGGCATCGGTGAAATTCGATGCCGGCGCCAAAACGGCTACGCGGCGTTCAGCGTCTTCCTCTTTCGTGCGCGCTTCGATCGACAAGCGGTCAGCGGCCAGCACAATATCGCTGCGCCCTGCCATCGCTTCGGTCGTTTCACGCGGCATGCGGCTGCCTTGCGACAATAAAATCGGGTATTGATTCTGCGCCGCAAAGACGGACGCGAGGGACACATCTTTGAACGTCGTGCCATCCGCAACGACTGCCCCCTCCGAATCGATGCGCTCAGAAACAAGTGCCGCTGTTTCATAGCGATTGGCGCCGCCGATGCGCTCCGTTTCCACACCCATTATCGATAATGCGTTCAATTGCGCATCCGAAATGACCGGTGCGCTGCCAAGGACGATGGCGTTCGTTGCCCCGAGCCGTTCAATCTCCGCTTTCGCGAATTCATTCAAACGGCCTTTTTCCGTAAACAATAACGGTCCGCCTTCCAAATAAGCGAGAGGTGCCCCGGACAAGGCGTCCGCAAAGCCTTCACCTGTTGCGAGCACGACCGTCTCTGCTGAATCCCATACCGCTTCCGACAATAACGCCGCCGTCTCAAAGCCATTTTCACCGCTGATTTTCGTCACCGCTGCCGCTTTCGGTTCGGGTTCTCCGCTATACGATGCAATGCCGCTGCCGCCATAGACATACACGGTGTCGTCGACAGAAGCGAGCAGTTCACTGCCTGAGGGCACGCCCTCCTGCGCCACTTGATTGCCTTTTGCATCATAGAATTTCAAGCTCCCGCCGCCGAGCACCACAGCACCGCCGGAAGGGGACAGCGCCGCCGCTTCCACGGAATGCTCCAGCACTTTATTGAATCCTCCGTTTGGTGCGGTCACTTGCAAGGCGCCAAGATGATACGGATTGCCGAGCGCACTCGTCCCTTGTTCTTGAAGCAATAGCAGACGGTGATCGCTTTGCTGCTGGTGGCTCAGAGCGGATTCGGTCACGACCGGCCGGTAGCGGTTCTCAAGCGCGCGGAACGAAGCTGAGCGAATCGGCTGGCGCAAGCGCTCGCTTCCTCTGGCATTTAAAAATACCCATTCCCCGGAATCCACAAATTCGACAATCGCACCGTCCGCGTCGGTTCCCGCCAACCGCACCTCTTGCGTCTCGGGCAAGGCTTTCTCATACACGACCCGTTCGTTGTCGAGCGACCGCGCAATCAATGTCGGCATCATCTGCTCTTCGTTTGGTGCTTTAATATAGTAGATGATGCCATCCTGTACGGCATAAGGTTCCAGCACATTAGTCGATTGCCACTCCTTACCGCCTGACAGCGCACGGCCATGGAGCGTCGAGCCGTCGAAATACATCAGATGCCCATTGGAAATGACCGCTTGGCGCAAATCACCGCCCGTCACATCCGCGACCGGCGTGCCATCGAGTTTATGCACAAGCAGCCGTGCGCCGAGATTTCCAGTAATGATCACATGTCCCGACTCAAGAGCGACAGACGCTCCCGAACCGCTCATGCGAAAGCCGTCTGCTAGCGTAAATGCCCCTGTTTCTTTGCCATCCGTTAAATCATGTACCGACACTTCATTTCCGGAAATGACGACAAACGCCCGATTGCCGATTGCATAATGCGCACCCTTCAGTTCCTTGCGCCATAATTCCTTGCCCGCCGCGTCATAACTGACGATCGCCTGCGCTTCCAGCTGATTCTCGAGCACCGCTATGATTTGTTTATCCACAACTGAAAGCTCGCCCGCTTTGACACCGCTAGGCAGCTTGACCAGCTCCCGGTATTCGGTTTCAGCCGCGAGCGCTTCGTGCGTGAAGAGACCTGTCCCTCCTGCTGCAGCGAGCAAGGCGATGCCTACCCCGATCTTGACCTGTTTCATGTACGTCCCCCTCTTCTCCTGGCTGTCTTCTTTCAGCCTAATGATAGAAGGTTAAGGAAATGTTAAAAAAACGAGAAAACGCCCCGGCTGGATTGTGGGAATCCAACCAGGGCGCAAAAAATCATACCGTTTCTTCGCGTTTCGGATGCGGCTGCGTGATATCGACCGCATACACTTCAATTTTATTGACCATCAAGTCTTTGATGCCGTAGACCGGACGTTCACGCTTTTCGACGTCCGCGACGAATTCGTTGAGCTGCTCCTGCAAAAAGACGCCGACCGGCTTTTGGGCGTCGGCGATTTGCGAGGCGGCATACTGGAAGGACGTCTCGAAATACAAATTGGAAATCTCGATTGCATTCAAGGTATCTTCGTCTTTATGTAAGCCGACCACTTTATAGTAATTGCCATATTCATCCCGCACCAAATCACTCTGTTCGATGTTCTGCATGCTCATCAAAATGCCTCCTTCAATTAGTCTGGGTTGGAATTGCCTCATTTACTCCTATAGACGGAACGAGGGGAGCTTAAACAAATTATTATTAGCGAGAGCCGATTACTTGTGAATAAATTAATTGGGTTAAATTCTTCATCAGGGCTTAGCCACAGCTGGGCTTTGGGCTAGCAATGAACTGGCGAAAGGAAGTTGAGCCGGTTCATTTGCGACGCATCTGTCCACAGATGCGGGAGCACGGTTTTCAATCTATGCCCCCAAAGAGTGAAAGGCTAATGCTGCTTGGAGATTTCATTGGGGCACGATGAGCGTGTCGGGTCTGGTTGTTTTATAGTATCTGCCTTTTTGGAAAAGTATAGTTTTAAGCTGAATCGGGATTTACCGAATACTTATGAGCAATGGCAAATGTGCGTAATTGCTTATCGTTTATGCTTACTCCAGTCATAAGGTTCTTTCGCCCAGTCCCATAAAAAATATAAAAGAAATATGATAATCCCGAACACTAGGGTGTTTACCCATTGGATTTCTCCGCCCAAAAGAAGATCCTTGAGCGAGAAGAAAAGAACTACTGCCAAGGCTATTTTCGCATTTTTCTTCAACATGCATTATCCCCCTTTTGTTGCTAAGCCGTAATGTGCACATTCTTCATGAATTGCTCTGACAGAACGATTTTTTTAGAGAAATGCACCAAAAATGAAGCTTCTGGGGCTTTCATCCGTATAGATGTATAGAGGTGAGCATACATGACTTTCCATTCGAAAATCGATTCCTTCTTTATCCGTTTCCTCCTGGCGGCAATCCTGATCATTGCCACTGTTTCGTTTGTTCCGCTACTGTTCGAGGATGCACCGTTTTCAGCTTTCGTAATCGTCACGGCTACATTCCTCCTGACCACCGCTCTCATCTTATGGATCACGTTCGCTATCCGTTACGTCTTTCTAGACCATCATCTGCTCGTGAAAGCCGGCCCTTTCAGAAGCCGCATCCCGTACGAAAGCATCTTGAAAGTTGCCCCGACTCGCGATATTTTCACCGGCTACCGCCTATTGTCGTCCCGTGATGCGCTGGAACTGATCAACAACAAGACCATGTTTGGGACGGTAAAAATCTCGCCGGAAAACCAGCACTCGTTTATAGAAGAGCTGAAGAAGCGTTGCCCTGATTTGAAGATTGATGGCAGACTTTCTTAAGCGGGCATTGACATTGCTTCGTATTTAATTAAATGCCACACCTTCTCTATTCACAAATTATACCTATATCCTATGAATATTGTCATTCAATAGCAAGGTCTTATTACACATAATTTTTGGTAAAGTTTGATGAGACATGCATGTGATTGAAAATTTCCTTTCACACTCGATATGCTTATTTCAGTATTAAAGAATTTATTTTCCGGTAATATAATGGATATTATATGATATATTAGTTCTATATAATTGCAATCCAGTTAATTATCGGAGGATCTGAAATGAAAAAACTAATTATCGCCATCCCGCTATTATCGCTAGCTATACTTGCGGTGTTAGTCATCAAGGCCAATTTCGGCGATTCGGAGACTCTCACCCTACAGGAAGCGGAAGAATCAGCAGAAACCGAAGCTTTGGCAATGTCCGATGCGAATGCAGCAAACCCGAAAAGCACATCCCACCAGCTCGGCTACAGCGAGTACGATGACTTAGAGCATTTTGTCACAACCGTTCATGGCCAATGGTTCGCCATCCATCCGGAACAACGCTTCACTTTTACTATTGAGGGAGAAAATCAGCTTCTTTTGTCGACCGTTGTGAAAGAAGTGAATCATTGGGAATCTGTTATCGAAGAGCGCGGTTGGACAGGGGAATTCGATCGGCTTCAAAGTACCGCGTTTCAAATTTCCAGCCCGCTCAGCGAACTCCACGACCAGCAAAAAGAAAACGAGCTAATCCATTTCCAGGAACAGCTCGACCTGATTTACAAGCGCATCGCAAGCGAATCTTAAAAAACTGGCGTCGCTCAAAACTATCATCCTGCCCGCCATTCTGCACTCTGGAATTGGCAGGCAGGATTTCTTATATTATTCCCATAAATTTGGATTACTTCTGAAATCAAGGGTATACAAAAAGGAAAGAAGCCAAACATTCCCACGAAAGGAGCTTGATGATGCCTTATTGCGAAAACTGTGGAACCGAGTGGAACTGGGGCGACTCGTTAAAGATCGGTTTCACAAACAATCGGAAATGCTCAAACTGCGGCGACCGGCAATATGTCGTGCCTGATAACAGACTAAGAACTTACCTATTGACCATGCTGCCTTTAATAATTCTTATTACGGCAAGCAACTACTTCGACTTCTCAACCCAACTTACGATCGCCATCGCCGCTGTCTTCTTCATCATCATGATGGGCGTTCTACCTTACACGGTTAAACTGTCGAACAAGCAAAAACCGCTATGGTGATAATTAAAAATAAATTAAGATAGGAGCGAATTGATGCCGAATTGTAAGAACTGCGGAACCAAGTGGAGTTGGGGAGACGCATTTAAAGTTTCCTTTTTGAACAAACGGATATGTCCGAAATGCGAAGAGATGCAGTATCTAAAATCACATACCAATGCAAAAAAGTTTTATGCAGCCGGGGCCTTCCTATTCATTGTGAACATCATACGCCCTTATTTGGATATTCCACTCAATCTGTTCACTCTTATTTTCACCTTATACGTTTGCGCTCTTTTTATCGTCTTGCCGTATAACACCCAACTCTCCAATCAACCGAAAACCCGCTGAAGAAAGGAAGTTTTTTTATGCCCCGCTGCCAAAACTGTAATTTCAAATGGAGCTGGAAAGATGTCATGGCGCTCAGTATGAAGGGCAAGAAAGAATGTCCGAACTGCCAGAAACGACAATACGTCTCCAGCAGATCGACCTTCTGGACCACGTTTTTAATTACCATGGGTTTTCTTATGCCAATGAACGTGCTGCGGTATTATTACGAAATTGGATGGCCATTGATCATTCTCGCTTTTGTGATTTATATCCCACTTGTGCTAATGCTTACGCCTTTTCTCTACAAACTATCGAACACAGGCAAACGCTTCGGTAAAACGGTCGAATAGCCGGCTAATTTAAGGTCTTTCAATTTCATACATAATTGCTTAACAGAAAGGGGGGATTGCATGGCTCAATGCCAAAATTGCGGATTCCAGTGGGACTGGAAAGATATGTTCAGACTATACTTTAAAGGGAAGCAAGAATGCCGAAACTGTCATACTCTCCAACATGCAACATACCAATCGAATTTCTGGAGTTCCATGCTATTTCTGATTCCTTTTGTGCTGGTGTTCAATTATCTCCTTATCTATATGGAAGTTGGTTGGCCGCTTCTTATCCTTTTCTTCATTGCATATGTATTGATTGCCTATTTATTAATTCCATTTTTGCTCAGACTATCGAATACGAAACATCGTTTTTGAAAATTTATTTAAACATAAAAAAAAACGCCTGAACAAAACTGTTCAGGCGTTGACTTTGGGTGTTTCAGGGTGCAAATAGCTGTCTATGAACTGCGTCGCTTCTTCAAGCGTTTTATATTCCCACGTCATGCCATTGGACATGTCGCGGATGACCAGTCCCCCGGTGCTTGGCTCGCACTGAACGATAAGCGTTTTACCGTCTTCGGAGTTGAAGGTCTGGGTAATGCGCACGCCGCGATATTCGAGAAGCGTGGATAAAAATGTGCGGATACTCTCTAACTTCATACGGAACGCCCCTTTCAGGTTTGTGGTCCGTGGCTCGAAATCCGTGCAGTCTTATGCTATTTCACATTATCATATTCAGAATAATTGCACGAGAGACTTTTTTCCTCTTTATGGACTAGAAAGCTCGACAAGTTTTGGCACGAATAGGTCCTCTTCCACTGCCATCTCCCAAATCGCGGAAGCCTCCTCCATCTCGAGTAGTTCCTTTAGAATCGCTTTCACGGCTATAGGATTGCGGCATGCTAGCTGTGCCGTCACAAAGCTCAGCATAATTAAAAGGCCGCCCCTGCGCTAATGGCAGGAACGGCCTTTCATTTTTCATAAATTAAACAGTCAATCCGCGTGCTTGGCGGAATTCAGTGATGCGCTCATCTTTGATGATGCCGTCTTCGATGACGATGGCATTTTGGACCATTTCAGACGTATGGCCTTCGAGCAACTCATCGAGCATTGGCGCAAAGCCGGTGCTGAGCACTTTCGTAATTGTATGCGGGAACATCGCCGGCGTGTTGTCGACGGCATAATGAATGACACCGTCTACTGTATAGACCGGGTTGTCGATCGTCGTCGGCGTCGAAGTTTCGATCTCGAGTTCCGGGTCGCAGCTGACATCAATGATCATCGCGCCTTTTTTCAAGCGCTTCAGGTCCTCGCGGTAGATGATGCGGTCGGTGCGCGTCGTGTCCCACATGATGCAGTTGACAAGCACATCGTAATCGACCATCTTCTCGCGGAACAACGCTTCAGCGCGGCGGCCGTAAACGTCCACCTCTGCACCCAGTCCGTGAAGGATGCGCATCGCGCCTTTGGCCGTATGGCCGTTTCCAAGAATCGCGACTCGCGTCTCGTACGGCATCTTGCCGCAATGCTGGTAAGCCTGCAGCACAGCTGCTTCGCCTGCCACTTCACGGTTGCGATAGAAAATATAGCGCCCGCCTTCGAATAACTCTTCCCAAGCAACGACCGTATGTTTGCCAGCAATTGCGCCGTCGGTGAACTTAACATCCTGGATCGCATGCGCCCAGCCGATCAACAACTTGCCTTCTTCCAATTGATCGAAATAATCCGCAAAGCCCAGTTTCACATCGACAATCGCATCGCAAGACAAGACTTCATCACGCGTGGCAATGTTCACGCCCATCGCACGATAATCCTCATCTGACAACCCGAGCACCTCGCCGTAGCCTTGCTCAAAATACAAGCGCTCCGGATGTGCCACTTGCTTCAAATCTGCCGGCAAAATCGCCCGCCGCTTCTCGTTATTTTTACGGCTAATTACAAATCCCATCGTCTTCAAAATTCATTCCTCCATTTTCTCTCGGCAAAGCCGTTAATCTCATATTATCATGAAAACCCTTTCAACGGCGTATTCTGACAGTGGTGTTTTTGTGTCCCTGTGCACCACACAATTTACCGAGTATGATTCGCGTGCTGGCGGCATTTTAGTGTGCGATTGTCCCTGTGCATTACACAATTCTGTATACTATTTTTCACCCGTCGATTATACTGAACGAGATTACATTTTCTATAAGAAAGAAGGGATTCCTATAAGCACATTTTTCATTTCTCCGTCTCCAGTTTCTTCATTCCCCAGCAGTTCCTCAGCCTCTATCCGAAACACCCCGCCTCCCGAACATCCTTACTGCCACCAACTGTCCAACACCTCCCAATCGGACGGTGGCTGCACATGACAAGAAGACGCGAGTTCAACCCCGATTCCTATTACCATGTCATCATGCGCGGCAATAACCGGCAGCCCATTTTTAGCACAAAAGAAGATATGAACGAATTAAAACGCGCCTTTTTATACACCCACAAGCGCTATCCGTTCACCATTCTCGCTTGGTGCTTCATGACCAACCATTATCATATTTTGATTAAACCGAAAGAGGATTCGCTCAGCAAAATCATGAGCATGGTCAATCGCCGCTATAGCTACTCCTACAGCAAGCGCTTCAATCATGTCGGGCGCATCTACCAAAGGCGCTTTTTCGCCAAGGAAATCGCTTCCGCTCACGGCTTATTGGTCGTCAGCAGCTATATCCACCGCAACCCTATCCAGACTTCCACGCCCCTGGTCACGCGCCTCGCACACTATCCGTATAGCTCGTTTCCATATTATTGGAACGAGGATCTGCCAGCCCCTCCGTTTTTAGACCGTTCCTTTCTCTCCACGCTCATGCCATTTCCTCACGAAAAAACCAACGCTTCCTATTGCCAATATTGCTTGAAGTACCGACAGAAAGTGGAAGAAGACATGAAGACGGAAGAGCTTGAAACGCCGGAGATGTAGAGTATGTGCGGCATTTGTCCCTGTGCGCCATACAATTTCGGCGTCGTTCTTTCTCGGAATACCAGGTGCTGCAAGGGTTCGGTGAAGTTCTATTTCTGATGCGTCCCTGTGCACCACACAATTTAAAGAAGCATCCAACCGTTTTAACGATTGGATGCTTCTTTTTTCTGTTGAATTGTGTCACGCACAGGGACATATCCGATCTGAAATCCTGCCACAACAGCGTTCCTGCCCTGTGAATTGTGTCGTGCACAGGGACATTTACCCCTTCATCCGGTTCAAGCAGAACTCCAAGTCCAGCTGCAGATGCGCTTTCATGAGCCGTTCCGCTTCGTCTGCGTCATGAGCAACGATGGCATCGTAGATTTCTTGATGCTCTTCGATCAACAGCGGCCGTTTGTGGTAGACGACCGTCTTGCGGAACAGGTAGATGATCGATTGCATGCGTTCGAAGATGTCGATCATGACCGGGTTGTTCGTCGCGCCGACGATGATTTCGTGGAATTCCTTGTTTGCCGCCATGACTTGTTCCATCGTGCCGGTGCGGCCGACTTCAACGCAGTTTCTCAGTTTGTCGAGATCGCCTTCAGTGAGATACATCGCACAATGGCGCACGGCGAAGCCTTCGAGC
It encodes the following:
- a CDS encoding VanZ family protein, with the translated sequence MEERQERKGFGRMKKQLLAWLWPVLWMVLIFTLSHQPAGVSGGISSEIVRQVFEAIVRFVPVEFETLHTLFRKSAHFFAYLVLGLLFVRALLKNGMAFGRALLWAFALSALYAASDEFHQLFIPGRSGEIRDVLIDSAGAATGLLCYWLFAKNKWQHEKKAETSW
- a CDS encoding cell wall-binding repeat-containing protein, producing MKQVKIGVGIALLAAAGGTGLFTHEALAAETEYRELVKLPSGVKAGELSVVDKQIIAVLENQLEAQAIVSYDAAGKELWRKELKGAHYAIGNRAFVVISGNEVSVHDLTDGKETGAFTLADGFRMSGSGASVALESGHVIITGNLGARLLVHKLDGTPVADVTGGDLRQAVISNGHLMYFDGSTLHGRALSGGKEWQSTNVLEPYAVQDGIIYYIKAPNEEQMMPTLIARSLDNERVVYEKALPETQEVRLAGTDADGAIVEFVDSGEWVFLNARGSERLRQPIRSASFRALENRYRPVVTESALSHQQQSDHRLLLLQEQGTSALGNPYHLGALQVTAPNGGFNKVLEHSVEAAALSPSGGAVVLGGGSLKFYDAKGNQVAQEGVPSGSELLASVDDTVYVYGGSGIASYSGEPEPKAAAVTKISGENGFETAALLSEAVWDSAETVVLATGEGFADALSGAPLAYLEGGPLLFTEKGRLNEFAKAEIERLGATNAIVLGSAPVISDAQLNALSIMGVETERIGGANRYETAALVSERIDSEGAVVADGTTFKDVSLASVFAAQNQYPILLSQGSRMPRETTEAMAGRSDIVLAADRLSIEARTKEEDAERRVAVLAPASNFTDALSAANAAARRNASLYLVGKDGLTNELKQQLEQYQSFLVVDSEQLIDAEMVRSLEALVD
- a CDS encoding PH domain-containing protein, with product MTFHSKIDSFFIRFLLAAILIIATVSFVPLLFEDAPFSAFVIVTATFLLTTALILWITFAIRYVFLDHHLLVKAGPFRSRIPYESILKVAPTRDIFTGYRLLSSRDALELINNKTMFGTVKISPENQHSFIEELKKRCPDLKIDGRLS
- a CDS encoding TIGR04104 family putative zinc finger protein, whose amino-acid sequence is MPYCENCGTEWNWGDSLKIGFTNNRKCSNCGDRQYVVPDNRLRTYLLTMLPLIILITASNYFDFSTQLTIAIAAVFFIIMMGVLPYTVKLSNKQKPLW
- a CDS encoding TIGR04104 family putative zinc finger protein — encoded protein: MPNCKNCGTKWSWGDAFKVSFLNKRICPKCEEMQYLKSHTNAKKFYAAGAFLFIVNIIRPYLDIPLNLFTLIFTLYVCALFIVLPYNTQLSNQPKTR
- a CDS encoding TIGR04104 family putative zinc finger protein; translation: MKGKKECPNCQKRQYVSSRSTFWTTFLITMGFLMPMNVLRYYYEIGWPLIILAFVIYIPLVLMLTPFLYKLSNTGKRFGKTVE
- a CDS encoding N(5)-(carboxyethyl)ornithine synthase; its protein translation is MGFVISRKNNEKRRAILPADLKQVAHPERLYFEQGYGEVLGLSDEDYRAMGVNIATRDEVLSCDAIVDVKLGFADYFDQLEEGKLLIGWAHAIQDVKFTDGAIAGKHTVVAWEELFEGGRYIFYRNREVAGEAAVLQAYQHCGKMPYETRVAILGNGHTAKGAMRILHGLGAEVDVYGRRAEALFREKMVDYDVLVNCIMWDTTRTDRIIYREDLKRLKKGAMIIDVSCDPELEIETSTPTTIDNPVYTVDGVIHYAVDNTPAMFPHTITKVLSTGFAPMLDELLEGHTSEMVQNAIVIEDGIIKDERITEFRQARGLTV
- a CDS encoding REP-associated tyrosine transposase, with the translated sequence MTRRREFNPDSYYHVIMRGNNRQPIFSTKEDMNELKRAFLYTHKRYPFTILAWCFMTNHYHILIKPKEDSLSKIMSMVNRRYSYSYSKRFNHVGRIYQRRFFAKEIASAHGLLVVSSYIHRNPIQTSTPLVTRLAHYPYSSFPYYWNEDLPAPPFLDRSFLSTLMPFPHEKTNASYCQYCLKYRQKVEEDMKTEELETPEM
- a CDS encoding GntR family transcriptional regulator; the encoded protein is MTKKSTQLAYIQAYEYIRDRILNGELERGTKLVEERLAEEMGISRTPVRDSIRKLEQEGLIKDKRVVNPSDSDLRDVFQVRMLLEGFAVRHCAMYLTEGDLDKLRNCVEVGRTGTMEQVMAANKEFHEIIVGATNNPVMIDIFERMQSIIYLFRKTVVYHKRPLLIEEHQEIYDAIVAHDADEAERLMKAHLQLDLEFCLNRMKG